The following DNA comes from Cellulophaga sp. HaHa_2_95.
TGCATGAGGTAACCTCTAAATAAATATTCCTCAAAACTTGTTTGTAAAGGAACTAAACAAATAGCTATTACAGCCAGTATCAAAAACTTGTCTACATCAAAATTCCATACATAATTATCTGGAGACATATAGACATCAACCCCTGTAATTAAAATAGTAATTACCGCCCAAAAAGTAAAAGCAAAAAAGATACGTTTCCAATCTATTTTAGCTCTGGATGTTGTGAGTGCTGTGATAGATTGCCTGTGCAGAAAGAGCACTACTAAAAATAATACCAGTAACCCTATTGCAAAAGAGATAAGCATAAGAAAAACAAACATATTATTTCCAAAAGCTTCTGCCATTTGCGGAATGGTAGCTACCATTCCGCCACCATTTACTGCATGAACAGCCATGGCTATTAGCAACGGGACCATCCCCAAAATTTGCCACCCTATTAGGACAATTATAAATCCTAATACATACCTCCAAGAATCTTTTAACCCTTTATACGCCTGCTCTATATACATAAATCACTTATCAAATTAGCTTTCCAATTTTTATTCTTCCTATAATATAAATTACCATTTTCTACAGTCAAAGGGCTAACTAAATTATTGGTATACAAACTTCCCGTTCCCAAACCTTGCGGTAACGTACTCTGTAGCGTAAATGTCCACTGCGCTATTGCATTTAAACCTACATTACTTTCTAGGGCACTTGTAATCCACCATTTTATTCCTAAACCTTCTGCTATAGCAATCCACTCTTCACAACCTTTTATACCACCTACCAAACTAGGCTTCAAAATAATATACTGTGGTTGTATTGTTTGTAGCAGTTCTTGCTTTTTTGTTACATCAAAAATACCAATTAACTCTTCATCCAAAGCTATTGGCAAAGGTGTTTCACTACATAAGACACTCATCTGATGCGGATTACCTTGCTTTATAGGTTGTTCTATGGAATGAAGATTAAAAGTTGCTAATTTTTTTAATTTCCTCAAAGCCTCCTCTTGTTTAAATGCACCATTGGCATCTACTCTAAGTTCTATTTCTTTAGGGGTGTATTTTTTTCGAATAGAAGCCAATAATTTTAGTTCTGTTTCAAAATCTATAGCGCCAATTTTCATTTTTATACATCGAAAACCACTAGCTAATTTTTGTTGAATCTGCTCTAGCATAAAAGCTTCATCTCCCATCCAAATTAAACCGTTGATAGGTATAGGCGCTTCTTTCTTAATAAAATCTGAAGAAAATAATTCAAAAGAATTGGATGAAGCTAGCGATAAAAAGGCTTGTTCTATGCCAAATTGAATGCTTGGAAATGCTATCAAAGCATCCCACAGCGCATCCTTTCCTAGATGAACATTATCACATGTCCACTTTAACTTTTCTTCATATTCAGGAACATCATCAATACTTAAACCTCTTAATATTCCACATTCTCCAATTCCTATTTCATCTTTAGATTTAAGGATAATAAACCAGGTTTCTTTTTGTTTTAACACCCCACGAGAAGTCCCACTCGGGCGTTTAAAATCTAAAATATATTTTTTATAACTTGCTTCCATAATTTAGAATTCAAATTTAACTATATTTTGGGTCTAAATAGAATGGAAATGGGATTGGGTCAAGAAAAAGTGGTTTGGATTACAGGAGCGTCATCGGGTATTGGAGAAGCGTTGACGTATGCCTATGCAACTTCTGGAGCCAAAGTGGTAATTTCTGCTCGAAATAGAGAAGGACTGCAGGCGGTAAAACTAAAATGCCCCAAGCCTAGTCATATTTACATTTTACCACTTGATCTCTTAATGCCTGAAGAATTTGATGTTAAGACTAATGAAGCATGGAATGCTTTCGGAACAATAGATCTTCTGATAAATAATGCAGGCGTAAGCCAACGTTCTTTGATTATAGAAACGGACATGGAGGTTTATAAAAAACTGATGGATATTAACTATTTAGGGACTGTTGCCTTGTCTAAGGCTGTACTTCCCAAATTTCTATTACAGAATAAAGGTCAGTTTGCTGTAGTTAGCAGCTTAATGGGTAAATTTTCTTCTCCCTATCGTTCGGGATACTGTGGGATTAAACATGCCTTACATGGCTTTTTTGACGCTTTACGGATGGAGCACGAAAAAGATGGAATTACCGTTACCATCATCTGTCCCGGATTTATACAAACCGATGTCGCAAAGAATGCGCTTGTTGGAGATGGCTCTAAAAATAACACCGAAGACAAAGCTACTGAGAATGGTTTAGCGGTAAATGTATTTG
Coding sequences within:
- a CDS encoding CPBP family intramembrane glutamic endopeptidase, with the translated sequence MYIEQAYKGLKDSWRYVLGFIIVLIGWQILGMVPLLIAMAVHAVNGGGMVATIPQMAEAFGNNMFVFLMLISFAIGLLVLFLVVLFLHRQSITALTTSRAKIDWKRIFFAFTFWAVITILITGVDVYMSPDNYVWNFDVDKFLILAVIAICLVPLQTSFEEYLFRGYLMQSLGILTKNRWIPLVVTSTIFGLMHIFNPEVQELGYGIMVYYIGTGFFLGILALMDEGLELSLGFHAANNLVTALLVTADWTAFQTDSIYRDVSEPALGWDVFIPVIIIYPALLFIFSKVYNWTNWKEKLTGSVLTEEAFLAQENNEFES
- the menC gene encoding o-succinylbenzoate synthase, whose protein sequence is MEASYKKYILDFKRPSGTSRGVLKQKETWFIILKSKDEIGIGECGILRGLSIDDVPEYEEKLKWTCDNVHLGKDALWDALIAFPSIQFGIEQAFLSLASSNSFELFSSDFIKKEAPIPINGLIWMGDEAFMLEQIQQKLASGFRCIKMKIGAIDFETELKLLASIRKKYTPKEIELRVDANGAFKQEEALRKLKKLATFNLHSIEQPIKQGNPHQMSVLCSETPLPIALDEELIGIFDVTKKQELLQTIQPQYIILKPSLVGGIKGCEEWIAIAEGLGIKWWITSALESNVGLNAIAQWTFTLQSTLPQGLGTGSLYTNNLVSPLTVENGNLYYRKNKNWKANLISDLCI
- a CDS encoding SDR family oxidoreductase, which encodes MGLGQEKVVWITGASSGIGEALTYAYATSGAKVVISARNREGLQAVKLKCPKPSHIYILPLDLLMPEEFDVKTNEAWNAFGTIDLLINNAGVSQRSLIIETDMEVYKKLMDINYLGTVALSKAVLPKFLLQNKGQFAVVSSLMGKFSSPYRSGYCGIKHALHGFFDALRMEHEKDGITVTIICPGFIQTDVAKNALVGDGSKNNTEDKATENGLAVNVFAARMKNAIEKEKFEAYIGKKEVLGIYLKRFFPKLLHKIILKSEVR